The Coleofasciculus chthonoplastes PCC 7420 sequence ACTCTACAAGCCACTTTAAAGCGTGTCGATTACGCATTTAATCGTTGGTTTAAGGGTTTAGCAAAGCGACCCAAATATAAGTCAATTAAACATTATTCTGGATGGACTTATCCAAGTAAAACAGGCTGGAAGGTACATACAACGGGTGATAACGGTTATCTAGAGTTAGCTAAGATTGGCTCAATCCAGATGCGCGGCAAAGCCCGTATCTGGGGAACTCCAACGACCTGCACTATTGTTTATCGCAATAGAAAATGGTATGCCAGTATAACCGTTAATATAACTGAATTACAGGCGGCAACGAGACAAACAGATTTTGGTTCAGTTGGTATCGATTTTGGGTGCAAGTCAGCGTTAGCAATAACTGATGGAGAAAATCATTCTTTCATTGAAGCTCCTAAGTTTTTGCGAAAAGCTGAAGCCAAAATTAAGCGTCTTTCTAAGGGAAAACGTCGGAAAAGACCTCCTAACAGAAGAAAAAAACAGAAAGCTTCTAATCGGTGGAAAAAGACCCAAGCCAAGATTAGCAAAGTAACCCGTAAGGTAGCTAATCAGCGTCAGAATTGGGTACACCAAGTAGCAACAGACATTGTTAGCTGTAATAGCTTCGTTGCTACGGAAAAACTAGAAGTCTCTAAAATGACCCGCTCTTCCAAAAAAGGCAAACGCAAAAAGCAAAAGGCTGGGCTAAATAAATCCATCTTAGACGTAGGTATGGGGATGCTAAGGTCAGCGATTGAGTACAAAGTAAAAAACGCTGGTGGGGTTTTTGTAGAGGTTCCTACTCGCAAAGTGAAACCATCTCAGACCTGCCCTAAATGCGGAAACCAAGCCAAAAAGACCTTAGATGAAAGAGTTCACCATTGCCATGAATGTGGACTCGAAATGGATAGGGATTTAGCCGCTGCTCTAGTAATGCTTTTGTGGGCATTAGGAATTCTACCGGGGTTTGGAACGAGCCTCGCAGACGCTGATGTCTCTAGCTCTACTTCAGAAACCTGTAAGCGTAAGCAAACAGGAAGCATGAAGCAACTAGGACAAGTGAAGCGTCAGAAACATAGTCATACTGGTCTGGTTGTAGAAACCCAGACCTCAACGAAGTAGGGCTGGGTAGTTCATAAGGCGAAATATCTGGGGGAATCCTCAGCCAATTAATCTTGGAAACCCAAGAGGAATTGGCATATCTGGAACAAAAGTTACCTCGATTGAGGGCGCGGCTTAGCTGTCTTCAACAGCTATACCGGGATTTGCAGCAAAAAACTCCTGAAGACTTCGATGAGGAAGACAAGGTTAGCGACAAGGAAGGAGAATGACAAACAAACGTGGTAGACCCAAATCAGACCGGAACACCAAGACAGTGACCTTGAGGCTCGAACCGAGGGACTGGGAACTCTTCCGTCAAAAAGCCAAAGCTCTGGGAATGTCGAGATCTCAGTTAGTGCAGAGACTAGCCAGAGGAGAAATACGGATCGATTCGGCGATACTCACAGAGGAACTACTGCTGGGGGAATCATCCGCGAACTGCTCGATGAAAATGACAAGTTAACGACATATCACAGTTCGCAAATTGAATTCCATAACAACCGACTCAAACAGCTAAGCAATAGAAAGGCAAGGCTGGAACGTCTTTATGCCGAGTTGCAAACTAAGAGTGGTAGAAACCTTGATGATGAAGACAAGGTTGGCGATGAGGAAGGAGAGAATGACTAACAAGCGCAGCAACTGAGTTAATGATTAGAGGGTGATTTACACGATTAGACAGCTTTTCTCCACCCAATCCGATACAATAACTCAATCAGTATCCGGTAATTGCTACTAGAAACGATGACCCAGCCAGAACGCCTACGCCGTTGGCGACTTCTCTTAGGGGGTGGAGACGCCGATGGTATTTGTCAGGAGAATGGTGAGGGAGAAGCCGCAGATTCCTTTACCCTTAATCCAACAGATCAAGCCATTGATAATGCCCTCAGCGCCCTCTACGATTCTGACCGCCGTGGTGGACTTGGGAGTTCTTCCCCCAATATTGCCCGTTGGTTAGGCGACATTCGCACCTATTTCCCCTCATCAGTCGTGCAGGTGATGCAAAAAGATGCAATGGTACGCCTTAACCTGCAACAGATGCTGCTGGAACCGGAACTGCTAGAAGCCGTTGAACCGGATGTTCATCTCGTGGCAAATCTACTATCCCTTAGTAGCATTATGCCCAGCAAAACCCAAGAAACCGCCCGCCGTGTGGTGCGTCAAGTGGTTGAACAATTGCAGCGTAAATTAACCAACCCCACCCGTCAAGCCATAATCGGTAGCCTCAACCGTGCCATTCCCAACCGCCGTCCCCGCCATAATGAAATCGACTGGAACCGCACTATTCGCGCTAACCTCAAACATTATCAACCTAAATACGGCACAATTATCCCCGAAACCCTAATCGGCTACGGACGCAAACGCAGTTCTTTACACGATATTATCCTTTGCATCGACCAAAGTGGTTCCATGGCAACGTCTGTCGTCTATGCGGGAATCTTTGGGGCGGTGCTAGCCTCTCTCAGGGCAGTGCAAACCCGAATTGTCGTATTTGATACGTCGGTCGTAGACTTAACCGACGCCGCGCAAGATCCCGTAGACTTACTCTTTGGTACTCAACTAGGAGGCGGAACCGATATTAACCGCGCCCTCACCTACTGCCAAGGACTGGTGCGTCGTCCTCAGGACACTATTTTAGTGTTAATTAGTGACCTATATGAAGGGGGAAACCGGGAAGAAATGCTTAAGCGCGTGGCGGCATTGGTGGGATTAGGAGTTCAGTTGATCACGCTGCTTGCCCTCAATGATGAAGGTGCGCCCATGTATGATCATTGGATAGCCGAAAAACTTGCCGGATTAGGTATCCCAGCCATGGCTTGCACGCCTGACCAGTTTCCTGATTTAATGGCAGCTGCAATTCAGCGTCAAGATATTACACAATGGGCGGCTGCACAGGGTATGGTGCTTAGTAGGGGTTTGGTTACCAAACCCTGACTCCACCGAAAAGGGGGTAGTTAACCTGGATGTAGTGTTAACCAGAAAACGTCAGACAAAAGACAAACAAGTATTATGACGGCAAAAGGACAGTTAAGCCTTTGCCGTCACAATTTGTTATAATTTTTGCCAGGACTAGAAAACTCAATTTGTCAGGCGTTGCTGAATTAACAGCTTAATTCAGTGGCGCTTTTTCTTTAATCTTCACTTTACCGAAGTTTTCGTGAGAATGTCCACGAAAATTGCCGGAATTTATCTAAATTTTAGGGCAGAGCCTAATTTTGTCAAGATTTTGCTTAGATCAAAGCGCTAGTTACACCCGATAACTCGATTATTCTCCAATTGGTCGCAGTTATTTTTAAGATAGTGGGCAATTGTGAAATTAAAGTGAAAACAGAGAGCAAATTTTCTCTAAGGAAGGACAGATGATTGAAACAGATAAGTCTTATATTTTTCTCGCAGGCGCTAGTCGCGGAGTGGGTCGAGAAATCGCCAAATACCTGGTTGAGCAAAACCAGAAGGTTAAAGCCCTGTTGCGTTCCCCGGACTCTCGCGCCGAGTTAGAAGCGATGGGGATTCAGGTGGTAATGGGAGATGCCCTAGATGCGGTAACGGTTGAACAAGCCATGCTGGGAGATCAACCGATTCAGGCGGTGATCAGTACGATAGGCGGCTTACCCAAGGATGGTCAACGAGCCGATTTTTTGGGCAACAAGCATTTAATTGATGCGGCTGTCAAGGCTAAGGTACAAAAGTTTATCCTGATTTCCTCGATTGGGAGTGGTGAGAGTGCGATCGCCTTACCCCCCCAAGCGTTGACCACGTTGAAGCCTGTACTTATTGAAAAAGAACAAGCGGAGAACTATTTGCAGGATAGCGGACTGACCTATACTGTGATTCGACCCGGTGGGTTGAAGTCAGAACCTGCAACCGGAAATGGTGTGGTGACAGAAAACCAAAAGGTGGCGGGAACAATTCATCGCGCTGATGTCGCCCAGTTGGTGTGTCAATGTCTATTTTCAGATGCGGCGAATAATAAAGTCCTAGCGGCTATTGACCGGACGCAGATGTATGGCTATCCGGAGTTTGAGGAACTCAGTTTGATGTGAAGGGTTTGACCCAACGGCGCTGAATTGCCCAATCAAGGGTAAAACCTGCGATCGCGAATTCGATGAGACTCTCGATGACTAAGATACCCCAAACCCAAACGGTATCAGTGATATCCGGCTGTCCCTCTATTACCGCCAAACCCCGTACCAAACCAAACGCTAACACGACTCCCGCTTTCAGTTGGGGATTTTGGTCATCCCGGATGGCGTAGCGGTAGGTGACACCGAATAAGAAGCCAGACAAAAACGCGATCGCGACTTTGATCAAGAGGGTTAGATTAGCCGGGACATCTAGTAAGCTGAGGGCAGGCGACGGGGTGGATAGAAGCAGCGAATGCAACAGCGCGATCGCACAATAGGTTAAGGCTAGGGATAATCCCCCCAGGATAGCTGCTTTCAGGGATTCGAGCCGTTCTGCGTCAGTTGGGTCAAAGGAAGAGTTCACGACTTTCGAGCCTCAGGGTCAAAGACGGTTCAAATTGAATTATCATAAACTTTGGAGTCATTTCTTAACTATTACTCATAAAGCACGATGGATATTTTGTCATTAGGCTGGGTCGCCACTCTGGTTCTGTTCACTTGGTCGATTGCGATGGTAGTCTGGGCGCGTAACGGGTTCTAGAGAGATTGTGGAAGGTTCTGTTTTTACCGTCATATTTTTAGCGGCGGCTGGACTCTTACTCCTGGTGACGGGGGGTGTCGTTTACTTAACCGCCGTTGAATGGCGCGATCGCCGTCGCCGCGATCGGGATAAGAAGCTGTAAACCCAATATTGTAAGGGAGAGAGCCGCAGGGGTTGTAGAGACGTTCCGATGGAACGTCTGGAGGCTAAGGGAGAAAAATTTCCCATATCGTAGGGACACGGCAGTGCCGTGTCCCTACAGGTAGCACCCATGCAACCCAAACAGCGTAAATCCTAGACAGGTCAATGATGAGTCGTATTCAAAGTTGAAAGCGGCTAGGTTTAGCGGTATAAGAAGATAACTGTACCTTGTGAATGCGCTCAAATCTTTAGATTATGGCTTCAACCTATTCATTTGATATCGTCAGTGATTTTGACCGACAAGAGTTGGTGAATGCCTTAGACCAAACCAATCGCGAAATTAGTAACCGTTATGACTTGAAAGACACAAAGACAACGGTTGACTTGGGGGATGAAACCATTACCGTGAATACCGACAGCGAATTCACCCTCGATACCGTACATAGCATTATGCTCACCAAAGCCACCAAGCGTAAACTCTCCCCGAAAATTTTCGACTACGGCAAAGTTGAATCAGCGAGTGGTAATCGAGTACGCCAAGAAATTAAACTGCAAAAAGGAATTAGTCAAGATATTGGCAAAAAAATCGCCAAACTGATTCGGGACGAATTCAAAAAAGTACAAGCCTCGATTCAAGGCGATGCGGTTAGAGTGACAAGTAAATCCAAAGATGATTTACAACAAATTATTCAGCGCTTGAAACAAGAGGAATTGCCTGTGGCGCTGCAATTTACAAATTATCGATAGAATCCGCAAGTTCGCGTAAAAATGTAGGGGCGGGTTTAGGAATTAAATCAGGAAACCCACCTCAAACCAAACAACGAAACCCGCCCTAATCCCAACCTAAATTTATAGATTAACCTCAACAATGTTTAGGCTTACCTCCCTGACTACGAAACCAATCTAATCCATTATTGCTTGGGGATTATCATTAAAACACATTAAATTCAAATGCTCCGGATTTTGAATCAGATAGTTAGCGACTAAATACCCTGCAATTGTCCACGTTTGATACAGCCGCGCCTCTCTACCAATGGTTTCACCCATTTCTCCATCATAATATTCGGGCCACTCATCATCCAGTAAGTATTCTTCCGCCGTTTCAATCGCTTTCTTAGCTAACTCAACTCTCTGGGTTTTTATCGCCGCCGCCGTCAATGACCAAAGTAAAACGGGCCAACTTCCCCCATTGTGATACGACCAAGGAATATTTTTCGGGTCGCATCCAGTCACCGTTTCCCAATCCCGACCCACAACCGCAGGATAACAGAGTTTCATTGGCATATTACCAATCAACTTTGACCATTGTATTTCAATTAGATTCATAATGCTTTGCGATTGCTCAGGAGTCGCCAAACCAGAAATAATCGCCAGTAAATTCCCCTGAGTAAAAAAGCGAAAATCAATCCAACCGACACCTAAATTCCCCGCTAAATATCCGCCTTTGCGGTCGAGCCAAGGGAGAACCCAATCCGGTACAGACATTTCGTAGATATTAAATTTATTTAACGCCGTTTCACCAAACTCTTCAGTTTGGTAGCGATAGATTGCCCTCAAGCGTTTGGGATCTAGCCAATACCGTTCTCGAATATAATTGGTTAGTAACTCTAAACGAGTATCAATTTCCCGTTTGTGAATATAGCTTTCATTTTGCAGCAGTTCATAACGAGCCGCATATAAAGCTTGATGAAATAACGCCTGAATTTCCAACGGATGTCCATAAACCGCCATGCGACGGTCAATCATAAATGCGGCTTCGGGAACTAATAAGGTGGGAGTCATATCGAAGCGCTGGCTTAAGCAAATATCCAGAATTAACTGGATACCACGTTGGAATTCCAGGCGATGGACAATACTTTCATCAGGTCGATTGGCGATTTGACACGCTTTTTCATACGCCCGCAAGAGAATAATCCACCACAACCCCGAATCAACAGGCGTGACTCTACCAATTGCCCGTTGACCAAAATCTGGCTCAATGTTTTGACTTGATGTCACCTCAAAACTAGCAGGCATCAAGCCTTCTCCCAAGCGAATCCCATCAATGAGCAGTTCTTTGCCTTGCCAGGTTTTCCTCACTTGGGCAAATAAACCTTCACCGTCTTTTGTCTGTAATTTATCCGACTGTAACCCTAGGGTGAATTCCAAAAAGTTGCGGACAATTGCCCGTTCCCCTTGCATGAGAAACGCCAGTCCCGATGGAATAAAATCGCGGACAAAGCAGTGACCATAATTAAGTTGTTCTTCTTTGGGAGCAGGTTCCTTAGAGGCGACAGTGCCAACAGGCTGTTGCTGATAACTCATAATCGAGAGTTTCAGTCGTTCTTGTGCTGCTTTGACCATCTGGTTATTCATTCACCTGCTCCTGTTTATGCTTCTACTCTTTGACCCAAACTCAGTTGGAGGGAACTTCAGTTTAAGGGGGATGGATGGGGGATCTCAAAGGGGGGCTTATTGTACCCCCCTTATTAAGGGGGGCTAGGGGGGATCTATCTTATCCCTTGCAGTATTGGAATCCGTCCTAATTGTTAAATACTCGACATAACCTCCCGCGCTGCTTCTAACGTGCGGTCAATATCCTCATCGGTGTGCGCCAAGGAGGTAAACCCTGCCTCAAACTGGGACGGTGCCAGATAAATTCCCCGTTCTAACATGCCACGATGGAAGCGGCTGAACTTGGCTAAATCCGACGTTTTGGCATCGTCGTAATTACGCACAGGACCGCCGGTGAAAAACATGCCAAACATGGCACTAATTTGTCCACCGCAAGCAGGATGTCCGGTTTCTTTGGCAATTTGTAATAACCCCTCGGATAGCTTTTTGGTGATTTTGTCAAGCTGTTCGTAAGTTCCCGGTTTTTGCAATAACTCTAGGGTTTTAATCCCCGCCGTCATCGCCAAGGGATTACCGGAAAGGGTGCCGGCTTGGTACATCGGACCAGCAGGTGCAACCATGGACATGATATCTTTACGTCCCCCATAAGCACCCACGGGTAAACCCCCACCAATCACTTTACCCAATGTGGTTAAATCGGGAGTCACGCCAAATTTTTCTTGAGCGCCACCGTAGGCAATCCGGAACCCCGTCATCACTTCGTCAAAGACTAACAGCGCACCATGTTCCTGCGTAATCAGGCGTAAGCCTTCCAGGAATCCAGCATCAGGGGGAACAAAACCAGAGTTACCAACTACGGGTTCAAGAATCACCCCAGCAATACTATCTGGATTGGCTTCAAACAGAGATTTGACTGATTCCAAATCGTTATAAATGGCAGTCAGGGTACTGGCTGTTGCGGATTTAGGGACACCGGGAGAGTCGGGTAAGCCCAGGGTAGCAACCCCAGAACCGGCTTGCACGAGCAGCATATCGGCGTGACCATGGTAACAGCCAGAGAATTTGATAATTTTATCTCTGCCTGTAAAGGCACGCATCAGGCGAATGACTGCCATACAAGCTTCCGTACCGGAATTGACAAACCGCACCATGTCGATACTGGGAACGGCTTCAATCACCATGGAGGCTAAAACGTTCTCTAGCGCAGAAGGGGCACCAAAGCTTGTACCTTTTTCTAGAGCCTCGTGCAGGGCGGAAATGACCTCTGGGTGGGCATGACCGCAAATGGCGGGTCCCCAAGTGCCAACATAGTCAATGTACTGATTGCCATCGACATCCCATACGTAGGCACCCTTAACCCGGTCAAATACAATGGGTTGTCCGCCAACAGACTTAAATGCCCGAACCGGTGAACTGACACCCCCCGGCATCAGGTTTTGGGCTGCTTGGAAAATTTCTTCTGATTTCGTGGTTGTCCAGGACGAGGTGGTAACCAAAACTGTCTCCTGTTATTCGATGCTTATCTCTATCAGGATAAAGTTTAGTGGTGATTCGGGAAATAGGGGTAAGGGGGTAGGTATTGGTGTCAACTTAGGAGCTGGGGGAGCTGGGGGAGCTGGGGAAGCTGGGGGAGCCGGGGGAGCTGGGGAAGTCGGGGGAGCCGGGGAAGCCCTATATAATAGGTGTTCCGAGGGAACTATGAACTGCATCGGCAACAGGGACACCCTCGCTGAAAATTAGGATTGGCAAGGGTTATAGCTTAACTTGTCAGCAATGCCCTTAGCCAAGTTAAGGACAATCGCGGTTAGAAATTGTTCTATCGGGTAGAGTAGTATTACAAAACACTGCACCAGTTAAATTAGCATCTTGTAAATTAGCGCGACTCAGGTCAACATCCCAGAGGTTTGCTTCGCGTAAATCAGCATTAGTCAAAAAGCTATTACTCAAATTAGCCCCTCTGAGGTAAGCACCATTTAAATTCGCGTTATTAAGTCTGGCATTACTCAGGTTCGCTTCTCTAAGATTAGCGGCTTTCAGATTAGCACCATTGAGTCTAGCTTTATCTAGATTGGCACGTCTGAGATCAGCGCCTCTGAGTTCCGCTAGAGTAAGAATCGATTGAGACAGATTGGCTTCACTCAAGTTGGCTAAACTTAACTGCGTTTGGGTTAAGTTAGCACCAATAAGAGTCGCATTACTTAGGTTAGCCGTTTTGAATTTAGCTTCTCTGAGATCCGCAGCCGTGAGATCTGCACCACCGAGAAAGGCGCGAGTTAGATCAGCATTTTTTAAGTCAGCGTTGCTGAGGTTAGCATTAATCAGGTCAGCATATTTGAGATTAGCATCACTGAGAGTCGCTTGGGTAAGGTTGGCTTGACTCAAGTCGGCATAAGTCAAGATACTTTGACTCAAGTTAGTATTACTCAGATCGGCATTGGTTAAGTCACAGGTAGAACATTCGCCCGTGTCTTGTAACTGTTTCAGATGGTCAGGATTTTCCGCGTTTAGAGGAGTGGCTGACCAAAAGGGTGTTAGAAGTAAGAGAATAGTCAGAATGTTGAGTTTCATGAATAATACCTCAGCATAGAGGGAAGATTTTTGTAGGGGCGGGTTTAGGAAACTGCTTTTAGCTATTGATGGTAACGTTTGTGCAAAACCCGCCCTGACTCAGTGTTAACCTTTCGCTTCCCGAGTCGGACATGGTTGGTAGGGTCTCACTTTCACTATTATCGTCTCTGTCTGTATTCACCCAGATGTAACTAGGGCTTGCTGCATGAGTGTAGATGGTATAAGCTGTCATGCATTTAAATTGGGTATTAGTAGCGAGCAAGATGCTCGCACTACAAGGCTTTCGCCATTATTGACATTAAGGTTTAAATGCCGAACAGCTTACCACACAAGGGTTTAAAGCTATTTTTTGACCCAACAAGTGCTTTCCTTTTGGTGCCTGTTTGGTCAAAAACCTTGCAATGCAAGCCTAAAAGCAGCATCTCCCCCATCTCCCTCATCCCCCATGACACCAGCCCATAAGTATTTCTCCGTAATCTGGGCAGAAGCGATCGCGAAAATTCCGCAATTTCACTGATTCTAACTCCTAGAGTAAGGAACTATGCTTAAAAAGCAAGGACAAGGAAGCAAACTCTCAGTTGTAGATGCAGTTCCCTGGTAGCTATCTCTCGCTGCCAGGATTTTTCTTTCGATTGCTTAACCTTTGAGACACCTTGATTCCGTGGAATCGCGTAATTCCCTTATTTTGGGAAATTATGCTGACTAAAAAATCCGTATGAAGACTGAGGCGATTGTTAATTGTGATCAGTCAAAATAAAAATTACTGAGAATTCAAAGTTTGTCTACCCCTCTAGACTTATGCCTGAAGATACCTACCAACAATTACTCCAAGCTGCTACCGCCAGATATCACGCTTTATTATATCAAAGCTATAGTCAACTTAGTTTGGATGACAAAATATTTATCGAGAATTTCCGTTATTACAAACAAATGTCTTTGAATCAGGTGGTTCAAGCGTTAGACGATAACCTGAGGCAGCTCCAAGGTAAGGATTATTTGAGTACCCGTGAAGATACTACATTATTTAATGTGAGTATCGATCGATAAACTCTTCAGAAAAACTCTTCTTTGACCCAGGGTTGGGAGAAAGGGCGACCCAAGTAAACGGAATTATTGTCAAGTCCGTTTAAACGGACTTGAGCTATGAGCCTTGAAATTAATTTCAAGGCTGTATAAGTCCCATTAAATTAAAGCTCTTGCTGCTGAAAACTTTGATTTAGGAATGTCATAGGGACGATAGTATATATCAACAATTTTAGCTAAATCAGCCAAGGTATAATTCATGTCAAACAAGGATAACTTGAGACAATGAAAAAAAGCAATATCCATCGTCAATCCCAATTGCTGACAAAAGTTTTCTGAGAGTCTACTTCCATTACGTTTATGCCGCAGATGCCGAGCAACAAACAGTTGTCTTAAAACAATGAGTTTTTGGAACACAACCTCGATAATCCGGGCGGGCGACTGCAACCCCGTCATCTCTCGTGTTGGACTCGGCGTATTCTGTTCAAATCTAAAGTGAGCGTCTTTGAGTTGAAAAATTAAACACAGTTGCTGTACGACTTGGACTTGGAACAAATGTTCGAGTTGTTCACCCCGCAATGCACCTTGCTGTTTCAGATACAATCCCAGAGGTTGATCTTCTGGACACAACTGAGCCAGTTTCGTGACAACACGGTTACTTACCCACTCGTATTGCTGGATCAGCGAGAGTAACCCTTCATCGTTCAATTGGTTGGCGGCGGTGATAACATTGCCATTATTCACCCAAATATAATAAGACGAGGTAGCTCCTGATTCGGAGCGCGATCGCAGCATCAGTACGCCGCTTTTGTTTCCCTGATCGATAAATCGAAAAATTTCCGGCAGAGAAAAATCCGAAAGAAACCCTGTAATGGACATGGCTGGTGAATTGAACCCCTACAACTATTGTCTCGATTAACGGTTGAACTCAATCGCGATCGCCAGATCCGGTCAGATCGCGATTTATAATGAGTGGGTGTTGTTGTTGGCGATCTTGCTCTGTGACCCAAACTCCCCTTCCTAATTCCCGCTCCTCTACCGATGTAGTAAATGAACAACCGGATGCCTTAGGGCGTTTTGGCAAATTTGGCGGCAAGTATGTGCCGGAAACTCTAATGCCAGCACTGTTCGAGTTAGAGCAGTCGTTTAAACAGTACCGCAACCATCCCGATTTTCAGCAGGAATTGCAACAGTTATTACGCGATTATGTCGGGCGTCCTAGTCCTTTATATTTTGCGGAACGGTTAACCGCCCACTATGCCAGACCCGATGGCGGTGGAGCGCAAATTTATTTGAAACGGGAAGACTTAAATCATACCGGCGCTCATAAGATCAATAATGCCTTAGCCCAGGTCTTATTAGCCAAGCGGATGGGCAAAAAGCGGATTATAGCAGAAACCGGGGCAGGTCAACATGGTGTGGCAACGGCAACAGTTTGTGCGCGGTTCGGCTTGGAATGCATTATCTATATGGGTGTTCAGGATATGGAACGCCAAGCCCTGAACGTGTTTCGGATGCGGCTCATGGGTGCGAAAGTTCAACCAGTGGAAGCGGGAACGGGTACGCTCAAAGATGCCACCTCGGAAGCGATTCGCGACTGGGTAACGAATGTGGAAACCACCCATTACATCCTCGGTTCAGTCGCCGGTCCTCATCCCTATCCCTTGCTCGTGCGTGACTTTCAGGCAATTATTGGTCAAGAAACCCGCACCCAATGTCAAGAGAAATGGGGTGGCTTACCGGATATCTTGTTAGCTTGTGTCGGTGGCGGTTCCAATGCGATGGGACTCTTCCATGAATTTGTTAACGAATCCAACGTGCGGTTAATTGGTGTTGAAGCGGCTGGGGAAGGTGTTACGTCTACCAAGCACGCCGCTACCCTAACCTTAGGGCGTCCCGGTGTACTGCATGGGGCAATGAGCTATTTACTCCAAGATACCGATGGTCAAGTGGTGGAAGCCCATTCCGTTAGTGCGGGACTCGATTATCCGGGTGTTGGACCCGAACACAGTTATTTGAAAGATAGTGGTCGAGCAGAATACTATAGCGTCAGCGACCAAGACGCGATCGCAGCGTTTCGCCAGTTATCGGAACTCGAAGGGATTATTCCCGCCCTAGAAACCGCCCACGCGATCGCATATCTAGAAACCCTCTGTCCTCAACTTCAGGGTAGCCCTAAAATTGTGATCAATTGTTCGGGTCGCGGTGATAAAGATGTACAAACCGTTGGTAAGTTGATTCAGTTAGACTCCCAGGATTAAACAGTGCGGTCAACGTCTCTTTTGGTCATGAGTGGATTCTTGCTGCTAAAGTTAGGACTCAGTAGCTGTGATTCGGTGTTGAGTTTCAAGACAAATCCGGTGAGTCAATCCGAATCTCCGGCAACTGTGTCTCAACCGCCAAATGACGGTGATTTTACCAATTGGGAAGGGTTGGTGCATCAACAGATTAATCAATATCGCCAGTCCCAAAACCTGCCCCCATTAACCTTAGACGCAAGCATTAGCAAGGAAGCCAGACGCCACAGTCAGGCAATGGCAACCGGGCGTGTCCCGTTGGGTCATGGGGGATTTGAACAACGAGTCCGGGCGATCGCCCAATCCATGTCCT is a genomic window containing:
- the trpB gene encoding tryptophan synthase subunit beta, translated to MTQTPLPNSRSSTDVVNEQPDALGRFGKFGGKYVPETLMPALFELEQSFKQYRNHPDFQQELQQLLRDYVGRPSPLYFAERLTAHYARPDGGGAQIYLKREDLNHTGAHKINNALAQVLLAKRMGKKRIIAETGAGQHGVATATVCARFGLECIIYMGVQDMERQALNVFRMRLMGAKVQPVEAGTGTLKDATSEAIRDWVTNVETTHYILGSVAGPHPYPLLVRDFQAIIGQETRTQCQEKWGGLPDILLACVGGGSNAMGLFHEFVNESNVRLIGVEAAGEGVTSTKHAATLTLGRPGVLHGAMSYLLQDTDGQVVEAHSVSAGLDYPGVGPEHSYLKDSGRAEYYSVSDQDAIAAFRQLSELEGIIPALETAHAIAYLETLCPQLQGSPKIVINCSGRGDKDVQTVGKLIQLDSQD
- a CDS encoding CAP domain-containing protein, which gives rise to MSGFLLLKLGLSSCDSVLSFKTNPVSQSESPATVSQPPNDGDFTNWEGLVHQQINQYRQSQNLPPLTLDASISKEARRHSQAMATGRVPLGHGGFEQRVRAIAQSMSYRQAAENVAYNQGYSDPATQAVQGWLKSPGHRKNIEGDFDVTGIGVSKNAKGDYYFTQIFIKRQ
- a CDS encoding DUF4388 domain-containing protein, whose amino-acid sequence is MSITGFLSDFSLPEIFRFIDQGNKSGVLMLRSRSESGATSSYYIWVNNGNVITAANQLNDEGLLSLIQQYEWVSNRVVTKLAQLCPEDQPLGLYLKQQGALRGEQLEHLFQVQVVQQLCLIFQLKDAHFRFEQNTPSPTREMTGLQSPARIIEVVFQKLIVLRQLFVARHLRHKRNGSRLSENFCQQLGLTMDIAFFHCLKLSLFDMNYTLADLAKIVDIYYRPYDIPKSKFSAARALI
- a CDS encoding pentapeptide repeat-containing protein translates to MKLNILTILLLLTPFWSATPLNAENPDHLKQLQDTGECSTCDLTNADLSNTNLSQSILTYADLSQANLTQATLSDANLKYADLINANLSNADLKNADLTRAFLGGADLTAADLREAKFKTANLSNATLIGANLTQTQLSLANLSEANLSQSILTLAELRGADLRRANLDKARLNGANLKAANLREANLSNARLNNANLNGAYLRGANLSNSFLTNADLREANLWDVDLSRANLQDANLTGAVFCNTTLPDRTISNRDCP